From Vitis vinifera cultivar Pinot Noir 40024 chromosome 5, ASM3070453v1, the proteins below share one genomic window:
- the LOC100249334 gene encoding uncharacterized protein LOC100249334 isoform X2, which translates to MRMGRTMQAYGEPSYWDERYSHESGPFDWYQKYNALAPLLHLYIPLHHRVLVVGCGNSAFSEGMVNDGYKEVVNIDISSVVIQAMQRKYSDRPQLKYIRMDVLDMSGFQTGSFDAVVDKGTLDSLLCGNNSRQLAVKMLKEVERVLKNKGVYMLITYGAPIYRLRLLRDSCSWTIKLHVIEKFMLEAKTEHQTWELTNPVPLDDEGSSVEAVLGKNPDVHYIYICIKDDS; encoded by the exons ATGAGAATGGGGAGGACAATGCAGGCCTACGGAGAGCCATCTTACTGGGACGAGCGATACTCCCACGAGTCAGGGCCGTTCGATTGGTACCAGAAGTACAACGCCTTGGCTCCACTCCTCCATCTATACATTCCTCTTCATCACCGAGTCCTCGTCGTCGGATGTGGCAACTCTG CGTTCAGTGAAGGCATGGTTAATGATGGTTACAAAGAGGTTGTGAACATTGATATATCGTCTGTGGTGATCCAAGCTATGCAGCGGAAGTACAGTGATCGTCCACAGCTGAAAT ACATTAGAATGGATGTCCTTGATATGAGTGGTTTTCAAACAGGGTCCTTCGATGCTGTGGTTGAcaaag GAACTCTAGACTCCCTTTTG TGTGGAAACAACTCACGGCAACTTGCTGTAAAAATGCTCAAGGAAGTTGAGAG GGTCCTCAAGAATAAAGGAGTATATATGCTG ATCACATATGGAGCTCCAATTTATCGGTTGCGTTTGTTGAGAGATTCATGCTCATGGACAATAAAGCTTCATGTGATAG AGAAGTTTATGTTGGAAGCAAAAACTGAACATCAGACATGGGAGCTGACTAATCCCGTTCCACTGGATGATGAAGGAAGCTCGGTGGAAGCAGTTCTTGGAAAGAATCCGGATGTCCATTATATCTACATCTGCATTAAG GATGATTCTTGA
- the LOC100249334 gene encoding uncharacterized protein LOC100249334 isoform X1 translates to MRMGRTMQAYGEPSYWDERYSHESGPFDWYQKYNALAPLLHLYIPLHHRVLVVGCGNSAFSEGMVNDGYKEVVNIDISSVVIQAMQRKYSDRPQLKYIRMDVLDMSGFQTGSFDAVVDKGTLDSLLCGNNSRQLAVKMLKEVERVLKNKGVYMLITYGAPIYRLRLLRDSCSWTIKLHVIEKFMLEAKTEHQTWELTNPVPLDDEGSSVEAVLGKNPDVHYIYICIKVSKQFLF, encoded by the exons ATGAGAATGGGGAGGACAATGCAGGCCTACGGAGAGCCATCTTACTGGGACGAGCGATACTCCCACGAGTCAGGGCCGTTCGATTGGTACCAGAAGTACAACGCCTTGGCTCCACTCCTCCATCTATACATTCCTCTTCATCACCGAGTCCTCGTCGTCGGATGTGGCAACTCTG CGTTCAGTGAAGGCATGGTTAATGATGGTTACAAAGAGGTTGTGAACATTGATATATCGTCTGTGGTGATCCAAGCTATGCAGCGGAAGTACAGTGATCGTCCACAGCTGAAAT ACATTAGAATGGATGTCCTTGATATGAGTGGTTTTCAAACAGGGTCCTTCGATGCTGTGGTTGAcaaag GAACTCTAGACTCCCTTTTG TGTGGAAACAACTCACGGCAACTTGCTGTAAAAATGCTCAAGGAAGTTGAGAG GGTCCTCAAGAATAAAGGAGTATATATGCTG ATCACATATGGAGCTCCAATTTATCGGTTGCGTTTGTTGAGAGATTCATGCTCATGGACAATAAAGCTTCATGTGATAG AGAAGTTTATGTTGGAAGCAAAAACTGAACATCAGACATGGGAGCTGACTAATCCCGTTCCACTGGATGATGAAGGAAGCTCGGTGGAAGCAGTTCTTGGAAAGAATCCGGATGTCCATTATATCTACATCTGCATTAAGGTCAGCAAGCAATTtctcttttaa